Proteins encoded together in one Ipomoea triloba cultivar NCNSP0323 chromosome 4, ASM357664v1 window:
- the LOC116014799 gene encoding uncharacterized protein LOC116014799 isoform X2, translating into MWSYSWIARLSKARSNGVLQENGSRTKEPTWNEEFALNIKQPPVKDLQVAAWDANLVTPHKRMGNAAVNLESLCDGNMHELLVELQGMGGGGKLQIEIKYKSFDKIEEEKKWWRIPIITELLEKNGFESALKTILGSETVQARQFVQFAFAQLKLINDANIQKDQTSNETEGIKPDHYDDESGLPSSLDSSSNDSGQLGMPPEPKCSSNDSNDEHNQNNIHIKDELNSLGTQVVEATQSDKQFWKNIANTVNLNVVQRLGLPAFEKIRWDGFELLNKIGLQSQQVAEAGYIESGLATPEKKETLNGDASPVPPVINTIQSSLPDIKKVTEDLLRQTDSILGALMVLNATVSKLNKGIGLIGSDDTKNDSSTEMKNDVHGYPMHKDALILDEKKAEEMRELFTTAETAMEAWAMLATSLGHSTFIKSEFDKICFLDNSSTDTQVALWRDLLRKRLVVAFRGTEQDRWKDLRTDLMLVPAGLNPERIGGDFKQEVQVHSGFLSAYDSVRTNLISLIKKAIGYIDDDDAEPTSKWHVYVTGHSLGGALATLLALELSSSQLAKRGAISVTMYNFGSPRVGNKKFADVYNEKVKDSWRVVNHRDIIPTVPRLMGYCHVAQPVYLAAGNLKLAMANIEQLEDGYQGDIIGEATPDVIVSEFMKGEKELIEKILNTEINIFRAIRDGSALMQHMEDFYYITLLENVRSNYQTVTRSQPSEDKVSIG; encoded by the exons TTTTGCAAGAAAATGGGAGCAGGACCAAAGAACCAACTTGGAATGAGGAGTTTGCTCTAAATATCAAACAGCCGCCAGTCAAGGATCTTCAG GTTGCAGCTTGGGATGCTAACCTCGTGACTCCACATAAGCGTATGGGAAATGCAGCAGTTAATTTGGAAAGCCTTTGTGATG GGAATATGCATGAACTGCTAGTTGAATTGCAGGGAATGGGAGGTGGTGGAAAGTTACAAATAGAG ATCAAGTACAAGAGTTTTgataaaattgaagaagaaaagaagtgGTGGCGCATTCCGATAATAACAGAACTTCTTGAGAAAAATGGTTTTGAATCTGCATTGAAGACAATTCTTGGTTCGGAGACGGTGCAAGCACGACAGTTTGTTCAATTTGCTTTTGCACagctaaaattaattaatgatgcaAACATTCAGAAGGATCAGACTTCAAATGAAACTGAAGGAATAAAACCTGATCATTATGATGATGAATCGGGTCTTCCTTCATCATTAGATAGCTCTTCAAATGATTCTGGCCAGTTGGGCATGCCTCCAGAACCAAAATGCTCTTCAAATGACTCAAACGATGAACATAATCAAAACAATATTCACATCAAAGACGAACTTAATTCTTTAGGAACTCAAGTTGTTGAGGCCACTCAGTCTGATAAGCAGTTTTGGAAGAACATTGCTAATACAGTCAATCTTAATGTTGTTCAGAGACTTGGTCTCCCTGCTTTTGAGAAAATAAGGTGGGATGGATTTGAATTGTTAAATAAGATTGGCTTGCAATCTCAACAAGTGGCCGAGGCAGGTTATATTGAATCTGGACTCGCTACTCCCGAAAAGAAGGAAACTCTTAACGGTGATGCGTCACCTGTACCACCAGTAATTAACACAATTCAGTCATCGCTGCCAGATATTAAGAAAGTGACAGAAGATTTATTACGGCAGACTGATTCCATTTTGGGTGCTCTTATGGTTCTAAATGCAACAGTTTCCAAGTTAAACAAAGGAATAGGACTTATAGGAagtgatgataccaaaaatgatTCATCAACTGAAATGAAAAATGATGTACATGGATATCCAATGCATAAAGATGCATTGATATTAGATGAAAAGAAAGCTGAGGAAATGAGGGAACTTTTTACTACAGCCGAGACTGCCATGGAGGCTTGGGCAATGCTAGCTACATCTTTGGGGCACTCAACTTTTATTAAATCTGAATTTGATAAGATATGCTTCTTAGATAACTCATCCACCGACACACAG GTGGCCCTTTGGCGGGATTTGTTGCGGAAAAGATTAGTTGTTGCTTTCAGAGGAACAGAACAA GATAGATGGAAAGATCTACGGACAGATTTAATGTTGGTTCCAGCAGG GCTAAACCCTGAAAGGATAGGAGGTGATTTCAAGCAGGAAGTTCAG GTCCACAGTGGCTTTTTAAGTGCATATGATTCTGTCAGGACAAACCTTATCTCACTTATCAAGAAAGCAATTGGATATAT agatgatgatgatgctgaaCCGACATCCAAgtggcatgtttatgtaactgGTCATAGTTTAGGCGGCGCTTTGGCTACCCTCCTTGCTCTTGAATTATCATCAAGTCAATTAGCAAA GCGTGGAGCTATCTCTGTGACCATGTACAATTTCGGATCTCCTAGAGTTGGGAACAAAAAATTTGCTGATGTGTATAATGAG AAAGTCAAAGATAGCTGGAGGGTTGTAAATCACAGAGATATAATTCCAACAGTTCCGCGTTTAATGGGCTACTGCCATGTAGCTCAACCTGTTTATCTGGCGGCAGGAAATCTGAAACTCGCAATG GCAAATATAGAACAACTGGAAGATGGTTACCAAGGAGATATTATCGGGGAAGCCACGCCCGATGTTATTGTCAGTGAATTT ATGAAAGGCGAGAAGGAACTTATTGAGAAAATATTGAACACCGAGATCAATATTTTCCGAGCTATCAGAGATGGCAGTGCACTTATGCAGCATATGGAGGATTTCTATTATATTACACTGTTGGAG AATGTGAGATCAAATTACCAAACTGTCACAAGGTCACAACCAAGTGAAGATAAGGTATCAATTGGCTAG
- the LOC116014799 gene encoding uncharacterized protein LOC116014799 isoform X3, translating into MWSYSWIARLSKARSNGENGSRTKEPTWNEEFALNIKQPPVKDLQVAAWDANLVTPHKRMGNAAVNLESLCDGNMHELLVELQGMGGGGKLQIEIKYKSFDKIEEEKKWWRIPIITELLEKNGFESALKTILGSETVQARQFVQFAFAQLKLINDANIQKDQTSNETEGIKPDHYDDESGLPSSLDSSSNDSGQLGMPPEPKCSSNDSNDEHNQNNIHIKDELNSLGTQVVEATQSDKQFWKNIANTVNLNVVQRLGLPAFEKIRWDGFELLNKIGLQSQQVAEAGYIESGLATPEKKETLNGDASPVPPVINTIQSSLPDIKKVTEDLLRQTDSILGALMVLNATVSKLNKGIGLIGSDDTKNDSSTEMKNDVHGYPMHKDALILDEKKAEEMRELFTTAETAMEAWAMLATSLGHSTFIKSEFDKICFLDNSSTDTQVALWRDLLRKRLVVAFRGTEQDRWKDLRTDLMLVPAGLNPERIGGDFKQEVQVHSGFLSAYDSVRTNLISLIKKAIGYIDDDDAEPTSKWHVYVTGHSLGGALATLLALELSSSQLAKRGAISVTMYNFGSPRVGNKKFADVYNEKVKDSWRVVNHRDIIPTVPRLMGYCHVAQPVYLAAGNLKLAMANIEQLEDGYQGDIIGEATPDVIVSEFMKGEKELIEKILNTEINIFRAIRDGSALMQHMEDFYYITLLENVRSNYQTVTRSQPSEDKVSIG; encoded by the exons AAAATGGGAGCAGGACCAAAGAACCAACTTGGAATGAGGAGTTTGCTCTAAATATCAAACAGCCGCCAGTCAAGGATCTTCAG GTTGCAGCTTGGGATGCTAACCTCGTGACTCCACATAAGCGTATGGGAAATGCAGCAGTTAATTTGGAAAGCCTTTGTGATG GGAATATGCATGAACTGCTAGTTGAATTGCAGGGAATGGGAGGTGGTGGAAAGTTACAAATAGAG ATCAAGTACAAGAGTTTTgataaaattgaagaagaaaagaagtgGTGGCGCATTCCGATAATAACAGAACTTCTTGAGAAAAATGGTTTTGAATCTGCATTGAAGACAATTCTTGGTTCGGAGACGGTGCAAGCACGACAGTTTGTTCAATTTGCTTTTGCACagctaaaattaattaatgatgcaAACATTCAGAAGGATCAGACTTCAAATGAAACTGAAGGAATAAAACCTGATCATTATGATGATGAATCGGGTCTTCCTTCATCATTAGATAGCTCTTCAAATGATTCTGGCCAGTTGGGCATGCCTCCAGAACCAAAATGCTCTTCAAATGACTCAAACGATGAACATAATCAAAACAATATTCACATCAAAGACGAACTTAATTCTTTAGGAACTCAAGTTGTTGAGGCCACTCAGTCTGATAAGCAGTTTTGGAAGAACATTGCTAATACAGTCAATCTTAATGTTGTTCAGAGACTTGGTCTCCCTGCTTTTGAGAAAATAAGGTGGGATGGATTTGAATTGTTAAATAAGATTGGCTTGCAATCTCAACAAGTGGCCGAGGCAGGTTATATTGAATCTGGACTCGCTACTCCCGAAAAGAAGGAAACTCTTAACGGTGATGCGTCACCTGTACCACCAGTAATTAACACAATTCAGTCATCGCTGCCAGATATTAAGAAAGTGACAGAAGATTTATTACGGCAGACTGATTCCATTTTGGGTGCTCTTATGGTTCTAAATGCAACAGTTTCCAAGTTAAACAAAGGAATAGGACTTATAGGAagtgatgataccaaaaatgatTCATCAACTGAAATGAAAAATGATGTACATGGATATCCAATGCATAAAGATGCATTGATATTAGATGAAAAGAAAGCTGAGGAAATGAGGGAACTTTTTACTACAGCCGAGACTGCCATGGAGGCTTGGGCAATGCTAGCTACATCTTTGGGGCACTCAACTTTTATTAAATCTGAATTTGATAAGATATGCTTCTTAGATAACTCATCCACCGACACACAG GTGGCCCTTTGGCGGGATTTGTTGCGGAAAAGATTAGTTGTTGCTTTCAGAGGAACAGAACAA GATAGATGGAAAGATCTACGGACAGATTTAATGTTGGTTCCAGCAGG GCTAAACCCTGAAAGGATAGGAGGTGATTTCAAGCAGGAAGTTCAG GTCCACAGTGGCTTTTTAAGTGCATATGATTCTGTCAGGACAAACCTTATCTCACTTATCAAGAAAGCAATTGGATATAT agatgatgatgatgctgaaCCGACATCCAAgtggcatgtttatgtaactgGTCATAGTTTAGGCGGCGCTTTGGCTACCCTCCTTGCTCTTGAATTATCATCAAGTCAATTAGCAAA GCGTGGAGCTATCTCTGTGACCATGTACAATTTCGGATCTCCTAGAGTTGGGAACAAAAAATTTGCTGATGTGTATAATGAG AAAGTCAAAGATAGCTGGAGGGTTGTAAATCACAGAGATATAATTCCAACAGTTCCGCGTTTAATGGGCTACTGCCATGTAGCTCAACCTGTTTATCTGGCGGCAGGAAATCTGAAACTCGCAATG GCAAATATAGAACAACTGGAAGATGGTTACCAAGGAGATATTATCGGGGAAGCCACGCCCGATGTTATTGTCAGTGAATTT ATGAAAGGCGAGAAGGAACTTATTGAGAAAATATTGAACACCGAGATCAATATTTTCCGAGCTATCAGAGATGGCAGTGCACTTATGCAGCATATGGAGGATTTCTATTATATTACACTGTTGGAG AATGTGAGATCAAATTACCAAACTGTCACAAGGTCACAACCAAGTGAAGATAAGGTATCAATTGGCTAG